From the genome of Vicia villosa cultivar HV-30 ecotype Madison, WI linkage group LG2, Vvil1.0, whole genome shotgun sequence, one region includes:
- the LOC131648510 gene encoding uncharacterized protein LOC131648510, protein MAQFMEALTNVTKGQDDLQVLVENSRRVENGGHSRLFDDVSRHSADGALEEAERYRLIEERPRAVEGKGVLGMDINDLGLVPGVRIPPKFKVPSFDKYNGATCPMTHVKAYYRKMSVYSEDEGFLMHFFQDSLAGASLEWYVQLERTHIHSWRDLVEAFIKHYQYNVDMAPNRTQLQSLVQGSKESFKEYAQKWRELAARVQQPMTEREMIDMFTSTLSGHYYLACSASANFSEMVRYGKRVEMGLKMGKIQLGASSNTHSGKKQAEGYARRKEGNTDAIYGRRGSGRSNSQVNAVMIPVPQQQHQQGHRSNNDRYPPRTRPHRKIDPIPITYAQVLQHLLKIEKITLRDAPNAPDTQSPNYNANARCAFHSGAAGHDTERCITLKNKVQDLLDQKITQFTPTPNIVYNPMPAHGGSGVNAIESEEISVISDVGCLAFPLVFVKQHLVNSGIFPGCGIDCKNCKSQPEGCADLKAMVQKLIDEGPLQFYRRLRGAKSNDGEVSVISIPYESVAPICIQVPI, encoded by the exons ATGGCgcagtttatggaagcattgactaatgtgaccaaggggcAGGATGACTTGCAAGTTCTCGTCGAGAACTCCAGAAGGGTCGAGAATGGAGGACATTCGAGGCTGTTTGACGAT GTATCGAGGCATAGTGCTGATGGTGCacttgaggaagctgagaggtATCGTCTGATTGAGGAACGTCCCAGAGCTGTCgaaggcaaaggggtgttaggcatggatatcaatgacttggggttGGTTCCTGGTGTGAGGATTCCCCCGAAATTCAAAGTGccatcttttgacaaatacaatggggCGACCTGTCCTATGACTCATGTCAAGGCATATTATCGTAAAATGTCGGTGTACTCTGAGGATGAGGGTTTTCTGAtgcacttcttccaggatagctTGGCTGGAGCTTCCTTAGAGTGGTATGTTCAACTCGAGCGCACTCATATtcattcttggagagatcttgtggaggctttCATTAAGCACTATCAATACAATGTTGACATGGCGCCCAATAGGACTCAGTTGCAGAGTTTGGTTCAAGggtctaaagaatctttcaaggagtacgctcagaaatggcgtgAGTTAGCTGCAAGAGTTCAACAACCTATGACTGAGCGTGAGATGATTGACATGTTCACCAGTACTTTGTCTGGACACTATTACTTGGCCTGTAGTGCTTCAGCCAACTTTtctgaaatggtgagatatggCAAGCGTGTTGAGATGGGTCtaaagatggggaaaattcagTTGGGAGCTTCTTCTAATACTCATAGTGGTAAGAAACAAGCTGAGGGTTATGCCCGAAGGAAGGAAGGAAATACGGATGCCATATATGGAAGAAGGGGTTCAGGGAGAAGTAATTCACAGGTTAATGCTGTCATGATTCCAGTACcgcaacaacaacatcagcaaGGACATCGTTCCAATAATGATCGCTATCCTCCCAGGACCAGGCCTCACAGAAAGATTGATCCGATTCCTATAACCTATGCTCAAGTGCTAcaacatttgctcaagattgagaagattactttgagagatgctccgaATGCTCCGGACACACAATCTCCGAATTACAATGCAAACGCACGATGTGCTTTCCACTCAGGTGCCGCTGGCCATGATACAGAGAGGTGCATTACACTGAAGAACAAAGTCCAGGACTTGTTGGATCAAAAGATAACTCAGTTCactcctacacccaatattgTCTATAATCCGATGCCTGCTCACGGAGGTTCGGGTGTGAATGCCATTGAGAGTGAAGAGATAAGTGTTATATCTGACGTGGGCTGTTTGGCCTTCCCTCTTGTGTTTGTAAAGCAACATCTGGTCAATAGTGGCATCTTCCCGGGCTGTGGTATTGATTGTAAGAATTGCAAAAGTCAACCTGAGGGTTGCGCTGATTTGAAAGCTATGGTACAAAAGCTGATTGATGAGGGTCCTCTTCAGTTTTATCGAAGGTTGAGAGGTGCGAAGAGTAATGACGGTGAAGTGTCTGTGATCTCAATTCCTTATGAGTCGGTTGCTCCAATATGTATCCAAGTGCCTATTTAG